One window of Perca flavescens isolate YP-PL-M2 chromosome 15, PFLA_1.0, whole genome shotgun sequence genomic DNA carries:
- the cnp gene encoding 2',3'-cyclic-nucleotide 3'-phosphodiesterase — protein sequence MDAEKSGEVLDVSETPQQEETDMEQEFVSKLETPEEFTEPEKPPAADEEKEQLALNGHDTKVMNMKETEELIVTENVTLSEEKPEMKIEDSLPKEISEMEAVPAVAPPEPDESSKKISDPVAALDTEPENAQPKQQPAPKNDPEPLPVQTPLSESAPKPKPEKLAESVPQAELEGQTILKPTALQQAVDTQPPSQEEKVSQQVKRETELQTAMDTEEVAKNVAEKDVAAEPIRDVEEEKPADAVKATVLVADVSSEKPTEAVTTKEEASAEIESVKPADDEKEVEPEKSVDSDTLKGAEAAAAASVKSEKNDAELPKEEETVPASGSLSFALLEQEQTIGALRTSRTLVVLRGLPGSGKSFLARAIADAYKDHCSVVCADEHGVKPENPESSVEGYKALDEAVVACCSAGTASSVLVVVDDSNHTQDRLARLGEIAEQHNLVAVFLEPRTEWSRDAAQLTKRTKRGLEEAQLEAMRGQLEEMSLPLYFGWFLLSSIQDKVRCTAMDFLKTLDTLEAFKKHLIDFTGKAEKEVDLEQYFEAKGTLHCTTKFCDYGKAEGAKDYAEKPAVKDFYGSAFELSLSALFVTPRTVGARVSLTEEQLLLWPADAEKEAGSASLPLGSRAHVTLGCAEGVEPVQTGLDLLEILALQQEGHQGELIEEMELGSLTYYGEGRWLLSLREPICSSACFSSFYGRKELDPAKKEPEKKKKPKCTIL from the exons ATGGACGCTGAAAAGAGTGGCGAGGTTTTAGATGTGTCAGAAACTCCACAGCAAGAGGAGACTGATATGGAACAAGAGTTTGTGTCAAAATTGGAGACACCAGAGGAATTCACAGAGCCTGAGAAGCCACCAGCTGCTGATGAAGAGAAGGAGCAGCTGGCACTGAATGGCCATGATACAAAAGTCATGAACATGAAAGAAACAGAAGAGTTGATTGTGACAGAAAATGTTACACTGTCTGAGGAAAAACCAGAAATGAAGATTGAGGACAGCTTGCCCAAAGAAATATCTGAAATGGAGGCAGTGCCTGCGGTGGCACCACCAGAACCAGATGAGTCATCTAAAAAGATCTCTGACCCAGTTGCAGCTTTAGACACAGAACCAGAAAACGCCCAGCCTAAACAGCAGCCTGCGCCAAAGAATGACCCAGAACCTTTGCCTGTGCAAACACCTCTGTCCGAGAGTGCCCCTAAACCAAAGCCAGAGAAGTTGGCAGAATCAGTTCCACAAGCTGAACTAGAAGGGCAAACAATACTTAAACCAACTGCGCTGCAGCAGGCAGTAGATACACAACCACCCAGCCAAGAGGAAAAAGTGTCACAACAAGTGAAAAGGGAGACCGAATTGCAGACTGCAATGGATACAGAAGAAGTTGCCAAAAATGTGGCAGAAAAAGATGTTGCAGCTGAGCCTATTCGGGATGTGGAAGAAGAAAAACCAGCAGATGCAGTAAAAGCGACTGTGTTGGTGGCAGACGTTTCCTCAGAAAAGCCAACAGAAGCTGTGACTACAAAGGAGGAGGCATCAGCTGAAATTGAAAGTGTGAAACCTGCAGACGACGAGAAGGAAGTTGAACCAGAAAAATCAGTTGACTCTGATACTCTGAAGGGagctgaagcagcagcagcagcaagtgtCAAATCTGAGAAGAATGATGCGGAGCTTCCAAAGGAAGAGGAAACAGTCCCTGCATCTGGCTCCCTGTCCTTTGCTCTCCTGGAACAAGAGCAGACCATAGGCGCCCTGCGAACCTCTCGTACCCTTGTCGTCCTCCGGGGCCTTCCAGGAAGTGGTAAAAGCTTCTTGGCACGTGCCATAGCTGATGCCTACAAAGACCACTGCTCTGTCGTCTGTGCTGATGAACATGGGGTAAAGCCAGAGAATCCAGAATCATCGGTGGAGGGATACAAGGCTCTGGATGAGGCTGTGGTGGCCTGCTGCAGTGCAGGAACCGCTTCCTctgtgctggtggtggtggatgACAGCAACCACACCCAGGATCGACTGGCCCGCCTGGGGGAGATTGCCGAGCAACACAACCTTGTTGCGGTCTTTTTGGAGCCACGTACTGAATGGAGCAGAGATGCAGCGCAGCTGACCAAGAGGACCAAGCGTGGACTGGAGGAAGCCCAACTGGAAGCCATGAGAGGTCAACTTGAGGAAATGTCCCTTCCTCTTTACTTTGGCTGGTTTCTTCTTTCCTCCATCCAGGACAAGGTTAGGTGCACAGCAATGGACTTCCTTAAAACGCTGGACACCTTGGAGGCCTTCAAGAAACACTTGATTGACT TCACTGGGAAAGCTGAGAAGGAGGTGGATTTGGAGCAGTACTTTGAAGCCAAAGGAACCCTCCATTGCACAACAAAATTCTGTGACTATGGAAAAGCAGAGGGTGCCAAAGATTATGCAGAGAAACCA GCTGTTAAAGATTTCTATGGTTCTGCATTCGAGCTGTCGCTGAGTGCTCTCTTTGTGACTCCTCGCACTGTTGGTGCCAGAGTGTCCCTCACAGAGGAGCAGCTTTTGCTGTGGCCAGCTGATGCCGAAAAGGAGGCAGGGTCTGCCTCCCTGCCTTTGGGAAGCCGCGCCCATGTTACTCTAGGATGTGCCGAGGGTGTTGAGCCAGTTCAAACAGGTCTGGATCTGCTCGAAATCCTGGCACTGCAGCAGGAAGGCCATCAGGGGGAGCTCATCGAGGAGATGGAGCTCGGCTCGCTGACCTATTACGGAGAAGGAAGGTGGCTGCTCAGTCTCAGAGAGCCTATCTGCTCCTCAGCCTGCTTCTCCAGCTTCTATGGGCGCAAGGAGCTCGATCCGGCCAAAAAAGAaccagagaagaaaaagaagccaAAGTGCACCATATTGTAA
- the aclya gene encoding ATP-citrate synthase, whose amino-acid sequence MSAKAISEQTGKEFLYKHICTSAAVQNRFHYANVTAETDFDRLAQDHPWLLTQRLVVKPDQLIKRRGKLGLVGVNLDLNGVREWLKSRFMKETTVGKAKGVLKNFLIEPFVPHKQEEEFYVCIYATREGDYVLFHHEGGVDVGDVDAKAKKLLIGVDEKISEDSVKKELLTHVPKDKKGVLASFIVGLFNLYEDLFFTYLEINPLVVTKDGVYVLDMAAKIDATADYICKAKWGDVEFPPPFGREAYPEEAYIADLDAKSGASLKLTLLNPRGRIWTMVAGGGASVVYSDTICDLGGVNELANYGEYSGAPSEQQTYDYAKTILSLMTREKHPDGKVLIIGGSIANFTNVAATFKGIVRAIRDYQVPLKEHEVTIFVRRGGPNYQEGLRVMGEVGKTTGIPIHVFGTETHMTAIVGMALGHRPIPNQPPVAAHTANFLLNSSGSTSTPVSSRTASFSENRARLEGSPAKKVKAGAPIAKATNLFSKHTKSIVWGMQTRAVQGMLDFDYVCSRDEPSVAAMVYPFTGDHKQKYYWGHKEILIPVYKNMSDAMKKHPDVDVLINFASLRSAFDSTMETMQYPQIHTIAIIAEGIPEAHTRKIIKVADEKGVTIIGPATVGGIKPGCFKIGNTGGMLDNILASKLYRPGSVAYVSRSGGMSNELNNIISRTTDGVFEGVAIGGDRYPGSVFTDHVLRYQDTPGVKMIVVLGEIGGTEEYKICEAITQGRITKPVVCWCIGTCATMFSSEVQFGHAGACASHASETAVAKNMALKEAGAFVPKSFDELGEIINSVYDDLVAKGVIQPAEEMPPPTVPMDYSWARELGLIRKPASFMTSICDERGQELIYAGMPITEVFKSEIGLGGTLGLLWFQRRLPRYACQFIEMCLMVTADHGPAVSGAHNTIVCARAGKDLISSLTSGLLTIGDRFGGALDAAAKQFSKAFDSSMLPMEFVNKMKKDGKLIMGIGHRVKSINNPDMRVQILKDFVKQHFPSTQLLDYALDVEKITTSKKPNLILNVDGFIGVAFVDLLRTCGGFTRDEADEFVEIGALNGIFVLGRSMGFIGHYLDQKRLKQGLYRHPWDDISYVLPEHMSM is encoded by the exons ATGTCGGCCAAAGCCATCTCTGAGCAGACGGGAAAGGAGTTCCTCTACAAGCACATCTGCACATCGGCAGCTGTTCAGAACAGATTCCACTATGCCAACGTGACTGCCGAAACCGATTTTGACCGACTGGCGCAAGATCACCCGTGGCTGCTCACACAG AGGCTGGTGGTGAAGCCGGACCAGCTGATCAAGAGGCGAGGGAAGCTGGGCTTGGTCGGCGTCAACCTGGACCTGAACGGCGTCAGAGAGTGGCTGAAGTCCCGCTTCATGAAAGAGACAACC GTGGGAAAAGCCAAGGGTGTTCTCAAGAACTTCCTCATCGAGCCATTTGTCCCCCATAAGCAG GAGGAGGAGTTCTACGTGTGCATTTACGCCACCCGCGAGGGCGACTATGTGCTGTTTCACCATGAGGGAGGGGTGGATGTGGGAGATGTGGATGCCAAGGCGAAAAAGCTGTTAATTGGGGTGGATGAAAAGATCAGTGAAGACTCTGTGAAGAAAGAGCTGCTGACTCACGTCCCAAAAGACAAGAAAGG GGTCCTGGCCAGCTTCATTGTTGGGCTCTTCAACCTGTATGAGGACCTGTTCTTCACATACCTGGAGATCAATCCACTAG TGGTCACAAAAGATGGAGTTTACGTGCTGGACATGGCAGCCAAGATCGATGCCACAGCTGACTATATCTGCAAGGCCAAGTGGGGTGACGTGGAGTTCCCTCCACCGTTCGGCAGGGAGGCCTATCCTGAG GAGGCCTACATTGCCGACCTTGATGCCAAGAGTGGGGCCAGCCTCAAACTGACCCTGCTCAACCCCCGAGGCAGGATCTGGACCATGGTGGCAGGAGGAGGTGCCTCAGTGGTGTACAG TGACACAATCTGTGACCTGGGTGGCGTCAACGAGCTGGCCAATTATGGGGAGTATTCAGGAGCACCAAGCGAACAGCAGACCTATGACTACGCCAAGACTATTCTGTCTCTGATGACCAGAGAAAAGCACCCTGACG GAAAGGTTTTGATCATTGGGGGAAGCATTGCAAACTTCACAAATGTTGCAGCAACATTTAAG GGGATTGTTCGGGCCATCAGAGACTATCAGGTGCCACTGAAGGAGCATGAGGTCACCATATTTGTTCGTCGTGGAGGCCCCAACTACCAGGAAGGTCTCAGAGTGATGGGAGAAGTCG GCAAGACAACTGGGATCCCCATCCATGTCTTTGGCACAGAAACTCACATGACTGCCATTGTTGGCATGGCACTGGGCCACCGGCCAATCCCCAACCAGCCTCCTGTTGCAGCCCACACTGCCAACTTTCTTCTCAACTCCAGTGGCAGCACATCG acCCCAGTATCCAGCAGAACTGCTTCTTTCTCTGAAAACAGAGCCAGACTTGAGGGCTCACCAGCCAAGAAGGTCAAAGCTGGAGCTCCCATtg CTAAGGCAACTAACCTCTTCAGCAAACACACCAAGTCTATAGTGTGGGGTATGCAGACTCGGGCAGTACAGGGCATGCTGGACTTTGACTATGTCTGCTCCAGAGATGAGCCATCTGTCGCAGCCATGGTCTACCCGTTCAC TGGAGACCACAAACAGAAGTACTATTGGGGCCATAAAGAGATCCTCATCCCCGTCTATAAGAACATGAGTGACGCCATGAAGAAGCACCCAGATGTGGACGTGCTCATCAACTTTGCCTCTTTGCGTTCAGCCTTTGATAGCACCATGGAGACCATGCAGTACCCACAG ATTCACACCATTGCCATCATTGCTGAGGGAATCCCTGAAGCCCATACCAGGAAGATCATCAAGGTTGCAGATGAGAAGGGTGTTACAATCATTGGACCAGCAACC GTTGGAGGAATTAAGCCAGGCTGTTTTAAGATCGGGAACACCGGAGGCATGCTGGATAACATCCTCGCCTCCAAGCTCTATCGCCCAGGCAGTGTGGCCTACGTGTCCCGCTCAGGTGGCATGTCCAATGAACTCAACAACATAATCTCGCGCACCACTGACGGTGTTTTTGAAGGTGTGGCCATTGGTGGGGACAG ATACCCAGGCTCTGTGTTTACTGACCATGTGCTGCGCTACCAAGACACTCCTGGAGTAAAAATGATTGTTGTATTGGGAGAG ATTGGAGGCACAGAGGAGTACAAGATCTGCGAGGCTATCACACAGGGCAGGATCACAAAACCAGTGGTGTGCTGGTGTATTGGCACCTGTGCTACCATGTTCTCCTCTGAG gtTCAGTTCGGCCATGCAGGAGCTTGTGCCAGCCATGCCTCTGAGACCGCAGTGGCTAAGAACATGGCTCTGAAGGAGGCTGGAGCCTTTGTCCCCAAGAGCTTTGATGAGCTGGGAGAGATCATCAA TTCTGTTTATGATGACCTTGTTGCCAAAGGAGTTATTCAGCCAGCTGAAGAGATGCCTCCTCCCACTGTCCCGATGGATTACTCTTGGGCACGA GAGCTTGGTCTGATCCGTAAGCCTGCTTCCTTCATGACCAGCATCTGTGACGAGAGGGGTCAGGAGCTCATCTACGCAGGCATGCCCATCACTGAGGTCTTCAAGTCGGAAATAGGCCTGGGAGGAACTCTAGGGCTTCTGTGGTTCCAGAGGAG GTTGCCGAGGTATGCCTGCCAGTTTATTGAGATGTGCCTGATGGTGACCGCTGATCATGGCCCTGCTGTTTCCGGCGCCCACAACACAATTGTCTGTGCTCGAGCTGGCAAAGATCTCATCTCCAGCCTCACCTCCGGCCTTCTCACCATT GGTGACCGCTTTGGAGGTGCTCTGGATGCTGCAGCAAAGCAGTTCAGCAAGGCTTTTGACAGCAGCATGCTGCCCATGGAGTTTGTCAACAAGATGAAGAAGGATGGCAAGCTGATCATGGGCATTGGACATAGAGTCAAGTCG ATTAACAATCCAGACATGAGAGTCCAGATCTTGAAGGACTTTGTGAAGCAGCACTTCCCCTCCACCCAGCTGCTGGACTACGCTCTAGATGTAGAGAAGATCACCACATCCAAA AAACCCAATTTGATCCTGAATGTGGACGGCTTCATTGGTGTGGCCTTTGTGGATTTGCTCAGGACTTGTGGTGGCTTTACACG GGATGAAGCGGATGAGTTTGTGGAAATTGGAGCTCTGAATGGCATCTTTGTCCTGGGACGTAGCATGGGATTTATTG GACACTACCTGGACCAGAAGAGGCTGAAGCAGGGTCTGTATCGCCACCCCTGGGATGACATCTCCTATGTGCTCCCAGAACATATGTCCATGTAA